ATGGcgaatatcccaaaatatcgcCCGGTCGATAAAGACACCGCAACGCCCGTTACGAAACGCCGGGGCCGCGGCCAAGCCAAACAGAACGGAGGGGTCGGGGCCGCTCCGGCCCGGTACCGGCGCTCGGCTAGCACGGGGGTCCTCCCGCTGTGACCCCGGTGTCCTCTACGGCACCGGGACGCTGGGGAAGGGCGGCGGCGGAGGGGACGGTCCCCGCCTCCACCCCCCCCACTGCCGGTGCCACCGGGcgcggggtcccgggggtcgTCCCGGACCCCCCAAGCCCAGCGCTGCACAGCGAGGAACCGGAACCGCcagcggggctgccccggggcgGGGACCCCCGCACGGGGCTGAGGCACCAGCGGAGCTCCCCGGGCACGAACCGGAGCCCCCCCGAGCCACTCCCGGTTACCCCCGGCTCCGGGAAGGCTGCGGCGGGAGCGCCGGGCGCCGGCTGCCGCCACGTGctgcggccgcggccccgcgcccacCCCGGTCCCGAtgccggtgccggtcccggtcGCGATGCCGGTCCCCCCGGTCCCATCCCCCCCTCCGCCGCGCGGCCCCTTTAAGGCAGCGCCCCCCGCGTCGCCCCTTTAAGAGCCGGACCCCCCCCGCTCTCCCTTCCCCCCGCGGCGTCGCCCCTTTAAGGCGCGGcgaggccgggccgggcgcgctCACCTTGGGCCCGCGGAGGCGCGCGGCCGCCCGGCTGCCGGCGGCGAGGAGCGTCATGGCGGTACCGGGGCGGGACAGGCCGGGACTGaacggggccggggccgggaccgggagcggggccgggaccgggagcggggccggggcgggagcggggccggagcggcggcggccgggggtCCTCAACGTGAgggcggggcggagcgcggcgctGTTCATTAGCATAACCCCGCCCCCTCCCGGGGCAGAGCCGTTTGCTATTGGCCAAGCGGcgcgccgcggggcggggccacGCTAATGAAGTGGCGGGGGGCGCAGGCTATAGGTGGCCGCCGCATTCGCCTGATCAGGGCCAGGGGTGGGGTGAGGGGGTGCCCGCCCCGTCTCGTGACGTCACCGGCCGCGGCGCGTGACGTCACGGCCCGGTGTCCCGGTGGGGTTCGGCAGCGGGGGTGGGGGCAGCCCCGTGACGTCACAGACGCGCAGCCGGGCGGTATGAGGTCACAGGAGCCCGTGACGTCATCCCGCATGTGGCCACCGTGGCTTGGGGCGATTGGATGTGGCTTGAGGGGCGGTGGTGACGTCAGAGTCCCCGCTGAGCCCGGAGCAACGGGCGACACGATGGGGTGACATGGGGCGACACAGGGTGACACCATAGGGTGACACCATGGGGTGACATGGGGCGACACCATGGGGTGACACAGGGTGACAGAGGGCGACACCATGGGGCGACACCATGGGGTGACACAGGGTGACAGAGGGTGACACCATGGGGTGACACCATGGGGCGACACAGGGTGACACAATAGGGTGACACCATGGGGTGACATGGGGCAACACCATGGGGTGACACAGGGTGACAGAGGGCGACACCATGGGGCAACACCATGGGGTGACACAGGGTGACAGAGGGTGACACCATGGGGCAACATGGGGTGACACCATGGGGTGACACAGGGTGACAGAGGGTGACACCATGGGGTGACATGGGGCGACACCATGGGGTGACACGGGGTGACAGAGGGTCACACCATGGGGCGACACCATGGGGTGACACAGGGTGACAGAGGGTGACACCATGGGGTGACACCATGGGGTGACACAGGGTGACACCATAGGGTGACACCATGGGGTGACACGGGGTGGTGACACAATAGGGTGACATGGGGCAACATGGGGTGACAGGGGCTGACATGATGGAGTGACACAATGGGGCAACACGATGGGGTGACACGATGGGGTGACATGGAATGACATGATGGGGTGACACGGGGTGACATAGGGTGACAAGACCGAGTGAGATGGAGTGACACAACCGAGCGACACGGAGTGACACAACTGAGCGAcacgcggcggcggcggtgccgAAGAGGGGCAGAGCCCTGCGGCTGCTCCTGTCCCCGGGCCAGGTGACGACATGAGGTGACACGGGCCATGGCAGAGAGGCCAGAACCCTCCCAGCGCCCTTTGCGCACGGGCGGGGTGGGGTGACACCGGGTGACACCGGGTGACACCCCGGAGGGCCGGCACCCCACGGCGGGTGACACGGGGGTGACGTGGGGCCAAACCCCCGTGGTGGCCCTGCAGCGGGGGACTTGGGGTGACACGGAGTGACACAGAGCCACGGGCTGAGCCCCGCGGGGGTGAGCGCTGCCCCCGAGCCAGCGGGGACGCGTGGGGACATGTGGGGACGCGTGGGGACACACGGGGACGTgtggggacacgtggggacacaCGGGGACACGTGGGGACGCTGCTgtcccccaccccaccccacccacGGGAGCACGGCTGCCTCGGGTGGGCCCATGGCCCCTTTATTGCCTGCAAAGGGAGGGGGGCTCCCAAACCCCCACCCCGCGGGGGCTGAGCCCGGTGCGTCCCCCGCGTCCCCCGGCACCGGGCAGGAATGTCCCTGAAATGTCCCGGTGGCCCCGTGGCCGTCCCGGTGGCCCCCACGGGGAATAAACAGGATGGGAGCTCTGAACGGGGCGAGGCAGCAGCTCCGGAGCCATGGAGATCCCGGTAGATCCGTCTGTCCCGGGGCCGTCCTGGTGGGTCCCAGTGGGTCCCAGGACCGTCCCGGCGGGTCCCGGTGGGtcccggagggtcccggggccATCCTGACAGGTCCTGGTGGGTCCCAGTGGGTCCTGGTGGGTCCCAGCAGGTCCCGGTGGGTCCCAGCGGGTCCCGGTGGGTCCCAGCGGGTCCCGGTGGGTCCCGGTGGGTCCCGGTGCCCGCTCCGGAGCAGTCACAGCTCATCGTGCGGGATGTGGAGCGCGTGGTCACACAGGTCTGCGGGGACAAACGAGGGGGGACAATCGGGGTGTGCTGGAGCCCCGGGGGACCCCCAGGATGCACCAAACCCCCAGGAGACCCCCAGGATGTGCTGGAACCCCACGGGACCCCCAGAAAATCCCCAGGATGTGCTGGAGCCCCACGGGACCCCCAGGAGACCCCCAGGACAAGGCAGCCCTGGTGGAACCCCCAGGATGTGTTGGACCCCCATGGGACCCCCATGACACAGCAGCCCCGTGGGACCCTCAGTGCTGGAGCCCTGTGGGACCCTCTGGGTGCACCAGACCCCCACGAGACCCCCAGGATATGACAACCCTGTGAGACCCTCGGGTCACATCAGAGCCCCGTGGGACCCCCAGGATGTGCTGGAGCTCCATGGGACCCCCAGGACACGTCCCAGCCCCGTGGGACACCCAggacacatcccagccccgtGGGACCCCCAGTGCTGGAGCCCTGTGGGACCCCCAGGACACGTCCCAGCCCCGTGGGACCCCCAGGACACGTCCCAGCCCCGTGGGACACCCAggacacatcccagccccgtGGGACCCCCAGTGCTGGAGCCCTGTGGGACCCCCAGGACACATCACAGCCCCATGGGACCCCCAGGACACGTCCCAGCCCCGTGGGACCCCCCCTgctgccctgtcccctcccaggacCGCTCCCCGCTGTGCCCtgagccgggccagcggcaTTTCCCCGCCTCTGTCCTGTGGTTAATGACAAATGCGGCTGCTTGgacacagccacagcctggcctgtccctgctccagcccccacGCCACAGGAGGAGCCCCGGGAGCAGCTGTGGAGACCCTCAGGATCcccctggggcacagcaccGCCCTGACAGCCGTGCCAGGTACGCAGGGACCTGCCCCATCCAGCACTGCGGGGCCCCAAAGGTCACCCCGTGCCCTGAGCTGGGTGTTTGTGAGCTGGAAATAGCCCCAGAGTGGGACAGGGCCATTGGATGTGCCAGGAGAGGCCACAGagtcagcacagcagctgccctggctcGGCCCCAGCATCCCGAAACAACCCCGGTGCCAGCAGGCTCCGGGCTCTGCGATGGggtgctgggatttggggaagaacttgcagctcctccctgctctgggctggagaaaatcccatcccagcactgaCAGAGCAGCCACGACCCCTGGAACAGCAGGAGAGACCTCCAGGAACAGCAGGAGAGACACCCTTGGGACagaccctgccctgggctggcagaaaatcccatcccagcaccaaCAGAGCAGCCACAAACCCTGGAACAGCAGCAAAGAcccccaggaacagcaggagaGACCCCCaagaacagccccagctctggtCTGGCATCTTCTCCCATCCCAGCAGTGACGGATCAGGAGAGACCCCCAGAAGAGCAGGAGAGACCCcctggaacagccccagctctgggctggcagcatatcccatcccagcaccagtggagcaggagagacccccagaagagcaggagagacccccagggacagcaggagagaCCCTCGGGAacagcctctgctctgggctggtatctcctgccatcccagcactgatggagcaggagagaccCCAAGAACAGCAGGAGAGACCCTcagaagcagctcctgctgtgggctggcatctcagctcagctcagctcattTCACCTCAGCTCGGCTCATTTCATCTCACTTCACTTCAGTTCATCTCAGCCCAGCACCAGCGgcgcagccccggccctgggagcagcagcagagccccccAGGCCCCCCATCTCACCCGTCCTCTTGCTGCACAGCCGGTCCTTGACGTTCTCAGCCTCGTGCGACAGGAACTCGATCAGCTCGTCCTCGTACTCCTCAGCGATGCTCTCGCACTGCAACGGCCACACGGCGACACACGGTGACACACGGTGACACACGGCGACACACGGCGACACACGGCGACGCCGCCGGCCCACGGcctcccccctgtcccctcacacACCGCGAATTTCAGGCTGGAGGTGACGTCCCCGTCGAATTTGACCCCGGCAAGGTCCATCTTGGTGCCGTCGTGGGAGATGACGCGGACGTAGCTCTTGCGCTGCGTGGCCGGGTCCGCCCTCTCCCCGTACTCCTTCATCTTCTCGCACACgcgctccagcagctccgtcaGGTGCGCCTCGGAGCGAGCGTACGGCACCTgcggccccggcggggctgAGCGCGggccccgggagcggcgccgggagccGGGACGCCGGGACAGGCCTCACCTCCACCACCGACTGGCTGCCGTCGGGGTTGATGCGGAACGAGCCCATCTGGATGGTTTTTCGGGGATCCACCTGGGCGATCTCCCACTCCAGCTCGTCCACCAGCGCCCGgcaggctgggaggggacacggtGACATGGGGCACCTGGCATGGTGCTCCACACGGTGACATGGGGCACCTGGCACGGTGCTCCTGTGGCTGCCCACGGCCAGACTGGTGTGACTGGGGCACGCTGGGATGGTGTGCGGGAGGAGTCCCCACGGCCTGAGACCCTCAGCCTGTCCCTCTGGACATTGGGGGTCCAGCTGGTCCCAGTGGATATCCCCAAGCCCTGTGCCACCACCCTGgactgtccctctgtcctgccTTGCTGtctcctctgtccctgtccttctGCTCAGCCCTGTCTGCCCAATTCATCCTGTTCCtgtcccatcctgtccccatGTCGCTGTGCTCCCTTTTCACCCTTTCCCACCTGTCCCcacttttcctctgtcccatcccatccccattgTCCCTGTGCTCCCCGTTTCCGCCTGTCCCATCCGCATTGTTCCCCATTGTCCCTGtgctcccttttccccctttcccacctgtcctgccctgtccccactgtTTCCAACTGTTCCCAttgtccctgtgctccccttTCACCCTCTCCCACCTCTCCCATCCTATCCCCATTATCCCTGtgctcccttttccccctttcccacctgtcccaccctgtccccattgtccctgtGCTGTTTTCCCACCTGCCCCGTCCCAACTATTCCTCATTGGCCCTGtgctcccttttccccttttcccacctgtccccactgtccccatgtccctgagctcccttttcccctctgccctgtcccatcccatcccgccccccgtgccccccacaCCTCCGCAGTGCAGGTCCTGGCTCCGGCGCGCTCCGGCCGTGGGCACCAGCGatgccaaggccagggccaggccGAGCAGGGCCGGGATCCGGCCCCGCATCCCCGGGGCTCCGCGGCTTCCCGGGATCCGCATCCCCGGGGCTCCGCCGCTTCCCGGGACCCGCATCCCCGGGGCTCCGCAGCTTCCCGGGATCCGCATCCCCGGGGCTCCGCAGCTTCCCGGGATCCGCATCCCCGGGGCTCCGCCGCTTCCCGGGATCCGCATCCCCGGGGCTCCGCCGCTTCCCGGGACCCGGCCCCACATCCTCCGGGCTCCGCTGTCACCTGCGGGACGGGGCAGCTCCAGCGCCGGTGgcccccgcgctgtccccgcagcTCGtcccatccccgcccggccccgccgggacccccgttccccgcagagcccggctccCCCGAGGGTTCCATCCACGGCGTTCCCCTTCCCAGTCCGCTCCGAGTCCCGAGTGCCGCTAACGGGACCctgcagggacccctcccctatAGGGCACAGCCCGGAGCCCCTATAGGGACCCCTCCCCTAtagggcacagcccagagcccctgcagggacccctcccctatAGGGCAGAGCTCGGAGCCCctgcagggacccctcccctatAGAGCACAGCCCGGAGCCCCTATAGGAACCCCTCCCCTAtagggcacagcccagagcccctATAGGGACCCCTCCCCTATAGGGCAGAGCTCGGAGCCCCTATAGAGACCCCTCCCCTAtagggcacagcccagagcccctATAGGGACCCCTCCCCTATAGGGCAGAGCTCGGAGCCCCTATAGAGACCCCTCCCCTATAGGGCACAGCCCGGAGCCCCTATAGGGACCCCTCCCCTATAGGGCACAGCCCGGAGCCCCTATAGGGACCCCTCCCCTATAGGGCACAGCCCGGAGCCCCTATAGGGACCCCTCCCCTATAGGGCAGAGCTCGGAGCCCctgcagggacccctcccctatAGAGCACAGCCCGGAGCCCCTATAGGAACCCCTCCCCTAtagggcacagcccagagcccctATAGGGACCCCTCCCCTATAGGGCAGAGCTCGGAGCCCCTATAGAGACCCCTCCCCTAtagggcacagcccagagcccctATAGGGACCCCTCCCCTATAGGGCAGAGCTCGGAGCCCCTATAGAGACCCCTCCCCTATAGGGCACAGCCCGGAGCCCCTATAGGGACCCCTCCCCTATAGGGCACAGCCCGGAGCCCCTATAGGGACCCCTCCCCTAtagggcacagcccagagcccctgcagggacccctcccctatagaacacagcccagagcccctATAGGGACCCCTCCCCTATAGGGCAGAGCTCGGAGCCCCTATAGGGACCCCTCCCCTATAGGGCACAGCCCGGAGCATCACAGAGATTCGCTCCCTACAGAACCCAGAGCCCCTATAGGGACCCCTCCCCTATAGGGCACAGCCCGGAGCCCCCACAGAGCCCTCTCCCCTCCGGGAtgccccacagccccctgtggAGCCGTTCGCCCCTCATCCCGGTCCCGACCCAGGTCCCCACACGGCGCCCCCCGTACCGGCCGACCCCTCACCCTGCGCCCCCCTACAGGCCGCTCCCCCCGCCCTGCGCCCCCGGTCccggccgcgcccccgccccgcgccccccgtACCGGCCGCTCCCACCGCCCCTCACACCGaccggcggccccggggctgcccgcggcgccgccgctcccaACGCGCCTCCCCGGCCCACACCGCCGCGGGTCACGGCCGCTCGGAGCGGGCGGCGGACGAGCCGGGCGGAGCGGCGGAGCCGGGCGGACCGGTCGGACCAGCGGGAGCGGCTCCTcgggccgcggcggggccgtcCCGCGAGCAGGCGGCGCCGAGGGCAGCCCGGGACGGGCGCTGAGGGCCCCGccgctgcctgggcccggccgcGTGGCGCTCGGCCCCGAGTGGGCGGGGCCTTGGGTGGAGGCCACGCCCACAGGACCGAtctggccacgccccctcccgGGCTCAGCCGCGacccgggaccgggaccgggaccgggaccgggataGTCCCGCCGGTCCCCCGGTCTGAGCCCCGCACCGAGCCCGGGCCGGGTCCATCCTGCCGTGCCCCCGCTCTGGTCCCGGTCCGTCCCGCCATATCCCCGGTCCGGTCCCGGTCCGTCCCGCCGCGATCCTGGTCCGGTCCCGGTCTGCCCTGCCGTGCCCCCGGTCCGTCCCGCCGATCTCCCGGTCTGAGCCCCGCACCGAACCTGGGCTGGGTCcgtcctgccctgcccctggtCCGGTCCCGGTCTGCACTGCCATGTCCCCAGTCCGGTCCCTGTCCGTCCTGCCGTGCCCCCGGTGCTGGTCCCGTTCCGAGCCCGGTCCCTGCCGTGTCCCCGGTGCCAGCCCAAACCTGGCTCCGCTgcaccctgtccctgctcccagccccggtCATTCCCGCCCTGTCCCCGGTGCCTGCTCTGTGCCCGATCCGGGACCTTCCCgccctgtcccggtcccggtcccggtccggCTCCTCCgtgccgcgctcccggccccagccccgaTCCTCTGTGCCGTGCCCCCGGTGCCGGTGTCGGTCCCGCCCCGGAGCCAAGGAGGACACGCTCGCTCGGGGGTCCGCGGCTGCTTTATGAGGGCGCCCGGTCCGGCGGGCGAGCGGGGCGGGGCACGGCAGTGCTTCCCGGTACCGGTACCGGTACCGGCAGGGAAAGGGGAACCCCggggcgccgggcccggggcgggggcgggcggggcggggacagccccgggcCCGCTGCTGGTTCCAGTTCCACGCCTGGCCGCTGCTCCCGGCACTGCTCCTCGAGGGGGATCCGGTCACAGGGCCAGCACCGGGGGGAACACAGCACCATctgcggggacaccgggatgagaggggacaccggggagaggggacaccggggagaggggacaccgggatgagaggggacaccggggagaggggacaccgggatgagaggggacaccgggatgagaggggacaccgggatgagaggggacaccgggagggagaggggacaccgggatgagaggggacaccggggaaaGGAGACACCGGGATGagaggggacaccgggatgagaggggacaccgggggaggggacaccgggatgagaggggacaccggggagaggggacaccggggagaggggacaccgggggaggggacaccgggatgagaggggacaccggggagaggggacaccggggagaggggacaccggggagaGGAGACACCGGGATGAGAGGGGACACcaggagggagaggggacaccagggagaggggacaccgggatgagaggggacaccgggagggagaggggacactggggagaggggacaccgggagagGGGACATGTGGgagaggggacaccgggagtgagaggggacaccgggagagGGGACAACGAGAGTGAGAGGGGACACGGAAGTGAGAGAGG
This window of the Lonchura striata isolate bLonStr1 chromosome 27, bLonStr1.mat, whole genome shotgun sequence genome carries:
- the CNPY2 gene encoding protein canopy homolog 2 isoform X2, giving the protein MRIPGSGGAPGMRIPGSCGAPGMRIPGSCGAPGMRVPGSGGAPGMRIPGSRGAPGMRGRIPALLGLALALASLVPTAGARRSQDLHCGACRALVDELEWEIAQVDPRKTIQMGSFRINPDGSQSVVEVPYARSEAHLTELLERVCEKMKEYGERADPATQRKSYVRVISHDGTKMDLAGVKFDGDVTSSLKFACESIAEEYEDELIEFLSHEAENVKDRLCSKRTDLCDHALHIPHDEL
- the CNPY2 gene encoding protein canopy homolog 2 isoform X1, producing the protein MRIPGSGGAPGMRIPGSCGAPGMRIPGSCGAPGMRVPGSGGAPGMRIPGSRGAPGMRGRIPALLGLALALASLVPTAGARRSQDLHCGACRALVDELEWEIAQVDPRKTIQMGSFRINPDGSQSVVEVPYARSEAHLTELLERVCEKMKEYGERADPATQRKSYVRVISHDGTKMDLAGVKFDGDVTSSLKFACESIAEEYEDELIEFLSHEAENVKDRLCSKRTGEMGGLGGSAAAPRAGAAPLVLG